In the genome of Longimicrobium sp., the window CTGGCCCGGCCGGGGGAGCGCCTCCTTCACGATCTCGTAGCGGCCGATCTCGGCGGCGAGCCGCGAGAGGGGCCGGCCCGTCTCGGCCAGGAGCTGCAGGACGAGCGCGGCCGCCACCGGCGCGTCGCGCGTCAGGTGCACGTCCGGCAGGATCACCCCCCCGTTCCCCTCGCCTCCCACGGTGGCGCCCTCCTTCTGCATCCGGCGGGCGACGTTGATCTCCCCCACCGGCGCCCGGAAGAGCGGCACCCCGGCGCGCTCCGCCACGTCGTCCAGCAGGCGGCTGGTGGACAGGTTGGTCACCAGCGCGCCCGGGCGGTGGCGCAGCACCAGCGTGGCCGCCAGCGCCAGCGTGTAGTCCTCGCCGATCGCCCGCCCCTCGTCCGACACCAGCGACAGGCGGTCCACGTCGGGGTCCGTCGCCAGGCCGACCACCGCGCCGGTGCGGCGGACCAGCTCCTCCAGCTCGCCCAGGTTCTCGGCCACCGGCTCGGGCTTGCGGGGGAAGAGGCCGTCGGTCTCCAGGTTGATCGCCTCCACCCGGCAGCCGAGCGCCTCCAGCAGCCTGGGGAAGATCGTCCCCCCCGCCCCGCGCACGCAGTCGAGCGCCACGGGGAAGCGCTTCGAGCGGATCAGCTCCACGTCCAGGAAGGGGATGCGGAAGATGCGCTCCAGGTGCCGCTCCACCGCCCCGGCGTCCTCGCGCCACTGGCCGAGATCCTTCCAGCCGGCGCGCGGGGCGTCGT includes:
- the glmM gene encoding phosphoglucosamine mutase → MADDGQIRLDLANLMVSVSGMRGRVGEGLTPEVVAAFAAAFGAYARRRGPGKTVVLGRDSRVSGPMFARAATAALQSAGCDVVDVGLAPTPSVQLAVEDLGAAGGLAVTASHNPIEWNALKFIGPSGMFLDGDEAVEMRGFLHDAPRAGWKDLGQWREDAGAVERHLERIFRIPFLDVELIRSKRFPVALDCVRGAGGTIFPRLLEALGCRVEAINLETDGLFPRKPEPVAENLGELEELVRRTGAVVGLATDPDVDRLSLVSDEGRAIGEDYTLALAATLVLRHRPGALVTNLSTSRLLDDVAERAGVPLFRAPVGEINVARRMQKEGATVGGEGNGGVILPDVHLTRDAPVAAALVLQLLAETGRPLSRLAAEIGRYEIVKEALPRPGQPLDAVYDALAARFPEAEADRQDGLRLSWPARRAWAHLRPSGTEPIVRIICEAPSREEAVGLVETLRAALPG